One genomic window of Salvelinus alpinus chromosome 17, SLU_Salpinus.1, whole genome shotgun sequence includes the following:
- the LOC139541981 gene encoding proline-rich protein 12-like: MDRNYPGTGFGDLGAGAGWSYERSAKASLVYGSSRSSHPESELLHRQTYGTPHPLQGYSTNHHPGSSGQGGAWGAGRSLGLSGLFETGLHHASPSGPDASVMNLISALESQRGPQAPPSASSLLSQFRTPSWQTAIHTPAPAELFISGPLPGSGSFTSSSALSAYQHPASFSSRSFPTLQDTPTFNSTSNGLLSPHDPLLHIKGPSQSSLGFDRLLPSQGATTAYRGGQDPTGASSAQASSARHLQSHQFNLLSSQLQDQSSQLYNASVFSSAQAQAQSNSIQERAVPRQDSVIKHYQRPTPSQSQLSSSAAHSLQHYLSCGGAGYQQIAHHRQAGLSCSPLGDQSPSDHKASSRTEQVYRPIIQPPYSISTSSSAAGKGAKSNSSNGYSSTSSASSSRTPHTPPSASSSSSTTSSSSSASGAHPSNSLPPSSSSSAPSRQQPPPQSAPAPQQQPPPTSSTSVQQPLPKHSLSGYGSPVPPVKPPAAALTGQTPPQQQNQSYSPSQPPPSHLPQSYGGFSSPQAQDLSSAGGRKGYGSLGGRSQSYSADVVYGADSAYGSVPSSLGGAGCPSLGYGPGHSPALLQSSGSSVGGTSGGGGSTTAGSGNSGSGGAGSSMANERGGGARVGSYHIPESSPSPSANSGIIRPGLHSPTPACPTQSPGGTGSNKYISSVLSPTFISSPQGYPDTRGPTSQSYHPTANKTKSDSSRMLGVGPQRSQEDVDDDDDFLIQHLLQAQASPTPQASHHHSQQQQPQQTAQQQAPLQPVPSTTDGGKGLSSYELGKSSEERYHLQSVIRTHSATSGAGSGGAVTGLDSQLEMSLKKHQQQQRNDSEGGGRSGGGGAEQSHPHLHHHDSLGSVVHYGRSDPYSQHSLGPQHSSHTQQQHAASHSHLQSHAHMELQKNPQERSELVYPRKNPEVQQHSQSSASLMDSPTDQSHQPPHLLQSVLSHTTRNKMEPHQQQHSVSQQQAMMDGAGGRIGAGKHQSQTQQASQLQLQLQSQALEVAAAAAHYNHGPPRQDQSQSKQRQQSSVVSSLDMLERSLSQTSSADGGGVEERRGGGGGGAGGRGGGSGERHRQQQQEQQRLSSHHPQHSASELHSFLSEPDMGLSAPLHVHHLPQHHQHPNSHHQQSHSGHHPHSHGHAHPQPLPSTHSQQESQSHPSQLTPGQQVQIDQHQRTEQHPFDTVSPVEKSCGQSQNRFVTLTSICFPDSLLQDEDRSFFPGMEDMFCSDDFSKSSCAGGAGPVQEEMNQEGPGGGHEEPMKDNSGGGSGGAGYEMLGDQGYGQYCHRLSESGNRTLDLDSLKTHELPSTVNTAQLGLIQSSSPGGCTGGTGAGPGGLTSPIFCSSRPKKLLKSSSFHLLKERRDPNTLPKKSYAQEYEFEDDEDKDNQPADIRLNSRRLPDHLPDLVSSCRKTGGGAGGGTLSPLMGDLDFYHSSGYPSLCPPPQLLPQDGPKKRGRKPTKPKRAGPPRPRGRPRIRPQPEQHEPRGMIGGEMGGATEAGSGYGGGIEVKRGRGGGRGRGGRDDMFMEITGKEQMQQHHLNRQQHQLHHQAPPPQHQEPIPHLKIKLPIGSMSSSEALLRTDSLSGTDPALSDGSVGSAPSLGLSPGPLCEGVDSNRIQDKSKQKSQIQSDGVDGEGMDGRGIEKSDCMASFMDFLKSGKRPPGLEMQSGNSDVSPLKSEGLCPLSPAPPPTLPQFGEGKSNSGLGGCPSPCKRTLDDELKRNLETLPSFSSDEEDSVGKNQDLQKSISSAISALYDTPQLASLQPPPPSPPPQSQDQPSQAPLTPTTLQPPALSPQPPSHNPHTQPQAAEPAVLQREDREMEENDEEEKERKMRGGGDNESEVNDMEEEELEILGAPRLEASAPVAPVGPSPLSASPAQSFSPSPPPSPLLLLSLPSSPLPPQEAAQQKQSQPPSPLPPSIPSLPPAPATLPPSSQTPPASDSPEPALEPPASPEDAPAPQVTSLHVAQKQEDAAIAGESEDDKSESGGEGIFRERDEFVVRVEDIGTMKLALKTGREPPPIWRVQKALLQKFSPEIKNGQRQFCATSNYLGYFGDAKRRYQRLYVKFLENINKKDYVRVCSRRPWHRPSGLRQQALPKMASPPLTTQTPPRAEKEEREQRVAPVREPVQREPRERTRAKNEQREKEKAAALVKEEGEKEKQREKEKRVQPSQKLEKRAATVATTERGKGKEKKGGVEKGKKVEHPPKSKPAKVKAEPLPKKRKWLKGVPSSSDSDSSEEAASEDEMTVQGRVNNRAMREMFRSYVEMLVSTALDPDMIQALEDTEDELYLPGMRKIDGIIVEQKRRLMRRVNMSTQHQETLHMYPHMAADPLDSGAVSMRLSGEGYNRKTLNRVKKSLPKPQDLKLSTESCRIYSLYHSLHHYKYHTFLHCKKETNTIEQAAEDPGQEEVVQQCMANQGWLDTLFNSFIELLTLSAKA; encoded by the exons TCTCGTCTATGGAAGTTCCAGATCATCACACCCGGAGTCGGAACTTCTCCATCGACAAACCTACGGCACTCCCCATCCTCTGCAGGGCTATTCCACCAATCACCACCCAGGCAGCTCTGGCCAAGGCGGGGCTTGGGGAGCAGGACGGAGTTTGG GTCTCTCTGGACTATTTGAAACAGGCCTGCACCATGCCAGCCCCTCTGGTCCAGATGCTTCGGTCATGAATCTGATCTCCGCTCTGGAGTCCCAGCGAGGTCCACAGGCTCCCCCCTccgcctcctccctcctctcccagttcCGCACGCCGTCCTGGCAGACAG CGATACACACCCCGGCCCCTGCTGAGCTCTTCATCTCCGGGCCCCTCCCCGGCTCGGGCTCCTTCACCTCTTCCTCGGCCCTGTCCGCCTATCAGCACCCGGCCTCCTTCTCCAGCCGCTCCTTCCCCACCCTCCAGGACACGCCCACGTTCAACTCCACCTCCAACGGACTCCTCTCCCCCCACGACCCTCTGTTGCATATCAAGGGTCCCTCTCAGTCCAGCCTGGGCTTTGACCGCCTCCTGCCCTCCCAGGGCGCCACCACAGCCTACCGAGGCGGACAGGACCCCACAGGCGCCTCGTCGGCCCAGGCCTCATCAGCGCGGCACCTACAGTCCCACCAGTTCAACCTGCTGTCCTCTCAGCTGCAGGACCAGTCCTCCCAGTTGTACAACGCCTCAGTGTTCTCCTCAGCCCAGGCTCAGGCCCAGTCCAACTCGATCCAGGAGAGGGCTGTGCCCCGGCAGGACAGCGTGATCAAGCACTACCAGCGGCCCACGCcgtcccagtcccagctctcctcCTCAGCGGCCCACTCCCTGCAGCACTACCTCAGCTGCGGCGGGGCTGGGTACCAGCAGATAGCCCACCACAGGCAGGCCGGCCTCTCTTGCAGCCCCCTGGGTGACCAGAGCCCCTCGGACCATAAGGCCTCTTCCCGGACGGAACAGGTGTACCGGCCCATCATCCAGCCCCCCTACTCGATCTCCACCTCATCTTCAGCAGCGGGAAAGGGCGCCAAGAGCAACTCCAGCAACGGCTATTCCTCGACCAGCTCGGCGTCCTCCTCCCGTACCCCTCACACTCCCCCTTCTGCGTCCTCCAGCTCTTCGacgacctcctcttcctcctctgcctCGGGAGCCCACCCCTCCAACTCACTCCCCCCCTCCAGCTCCAGCTCGGCCCCGTCTAGACAGCAGCCTCCCCCTCAGAGTGCTCCAGCTCCCCAGCAGCAACCCCCTCCTACCTCGTCCACATCTGTCCAGCAGCCCTTACCCAAACACAGCCTCTCAGGCTACGGCTCACCCGTGCCCCCAGTGAAACCCCCCGCCGCCGCCCTCACAGGTCAAACCCCGCCACAACAGCAGAACCAGTCATACTCTCCCAGCcagccccctccctcccacctaccCCAGTCCTATGGCGGCTTCAGCTCCCCTCAGGCCCAGGACCTGAGCTCAGCCGGGGGAAGAAAAGGCTACGGCAGCCTGGGAGGGCGAAGCCAGTCGTACTCGGCTGATGTGGTCTACGGGGCTGACTCTGCCTATGGGTCCGTCCCCTCCTCTCTGGGCGGAGCGGGATGTCCATCGCTAGGTTACGGCCCCGGCCACTCCCCAGCTCTTTTACAGTCGAGCGGGTCGTCGGTGGGCGGAACCTCAGGAGGCGGTGGTAGCACCACCGCAGGAAGCGGGAACTCCGGTTCAGGAGGAGCTGGGAGCAGTATGGCCAATGAGAGAGGAGGTGGCGCCAGAGTAGGGTCTTACCATATCCCTGAGTCTAGCCCCTCTCCGTCGGCTAACTCTGGGATCATCCGTCCAGGGTTGCACTCCCCCACCCCTGCCTGTCCCACCCAGTCCCCGGGAGGAACGGGCTCCAACAAAtacatctcctctgtcctctctcccaccTTCATCTCCTCCCCTCAGGGCTACCCCGACACCAGAGGTCCCACGTCCCAGtcctaccaccccactgccaacAAGACCAAGTCCGACTCCAGCCGCATGCTAGGTGTGGGCCCCCAGAGGTCCCAAGAAGATGTGGACGATGATGATGACTTTTTGATCCAGCACCTTCTCCAAGCCCAGGCCAGTCCCACACCCCAGGCGTCCCATCACCACTCCCAGCAGCAACAACCTCAACAGACGGCCCAACAACAGGCACCTCTGCAGCCTGTCCCCTCTACCACGGACGGCGGCAAGGGGCTGTCGTCCTACGAGCTGGGCAAGAGCTCTGAGGAGAGATACCACCTCCAGAGCGTCATCCGCACCCACAGCGCCACCTCCGGTGCCGGATCTGGAGGCGCGGTCACGGGCCTAGACAGCCAGCTGGAGATGTCTCTCAagaaacatcaacaacaacagaggaATGACAGTGAAGGCGGTGGCAGGAGTGGCGGAGGAGGTGCCGAGCAAAGCCACCCCCATCTACACCACCACGACTCCCTGGGGTCGGTGGTGCACTACGGCCGGAGCGACCCGTACTCCCAGCACTCCCTGGGCCCCCAACACTCCTCCCACACGCAGCAGCAGCACGCCGCCTCCCACAGCCACCTACAGTCCCACGCTCACATGGAGCTGCAGAAGAATCCACAAGAGCGCTCCGAGCTGGTGTACCCTCGCAAGAACCCCGAGGTGCAACAGCACTCTCAATCCTCGGCCTCCCTCATGGATTCCCCCACGGACCAGTCCCACCAGCCGCCCCACCTGCTCCAGTCTGTGCTGTCCCACACCACTCGCAACAAGATGGAGCCCCATCAGCAGCAGCATTCAGTGAGCCAGCAACAAGCTATGATGGATGGAGCCGGAGGGAGAATAGGCGCGGGCAAACACCAGTCCCAGACCCAGCAGGCCTCCCAGCTTCAGCTACAACTCCAGTCCCAGGCTTTGGAGGTCGCAGCGGCAGCGGCTCACTACAACCACGGACCTCCTCGGCAAGACCAGAGCCAGTCCAAGCAGCGACAGCAGAGCTCGGTGGTGTCCTCCCTGGACATGCTTGAGCGCTCACTCTCCCAGACCTCCAGTGCAGACggagggggagtggaggagaggagaggaggaggtggtggtggtgcaggaggaagaggtggagggagcGGAGAGCGCCACAGGCAGCAGCAGCAAGAGCAGCAGAGGCTCTCGTCCCATCACCCTCAACACTCCGCCTCGGAGCTCCACTCGTTCCTCTCTGAGCCCGACATGGGCTTATCCGCCCCCTTGCACGTGCACCACCTCCCCCAACACCATCAACATCCCAACTCCCACCACCAGCAAAGCCACTCGGGGCACCACCCCCACTCCCATGGCCACGCTCACCCCCAGCCCCTTCCCTCCACCCATTCCCAACAGGAGTCCCAGTCCCACCCGTCCCAGCTCACCCCAGGCCAGCAGGTCCAAATAGACCAGCATCAGCGCACCGAGCAGCACCCATTCGACACGGTCAGCCCTGTGGAGAAAAGCTGTGGCCAGAGCCAGAACCGCTTTGTCACACTCACCTCTATCTGTTTCCCGGACTCGCTCCTGCAGGACGAGGACCGCTCCTTCTTCCCCGGCATGGAGGACATGTTCTGCTCTGACGACTTCTCCAAGTCGAGCTGTGCCGGAGGCGCTGGCCCAGTGCAGGAGGAGATGAACCAGGAGGGACCAGGAGGGGGCCATGAGGAGCCCATGAAGGATAATTCAGGAGGGGGAAGCGGAGGAGCCGGGTATGAAATGCTGGGCGACCAGGGCTATGGGCAGTACTGCCACAGGCTTTCCGAGTCCGGCAACCGCACCCTGGACCTGGACTCTCTCAAGACCCATGAGCTGCCCTCCACTGTTAACACGGCGCAGCTGGGCCTGATCCAGTCCTCTAGTCCAGGCGGGTGCACCGGCGGCACTGGTGCCGGCCCTGGAGGCCTCACCTCGCCCATCTTCTGCTCGTCTCGCCCCAAGAAGCTCCTCAAGTCGAGCTCGTTCCACCTGCTCAAGGAGCGTCGAGACCCCAACACACTGCCCAAAAAGAGCTACGCGCAGGAGTATGAGTTTGAGGATGATGAGGACAAGGACAACCAGCCGGCGGACATCCGTCTGAACAGCCGCCGGCTCCCTGACCACCTCCCTGACCTGGTCTCCAGCTGCCGTAAGACAGGAGGTGGGGCCGGAGGAGGCACGCTCAGCCCCCTCATGGGCGACCTCGACTTCTACCACTCCTCCGGCTacccctccctctgcccccctccCCAGCTCCTGCCGCAGGACGGGCCCAAGAAGAGGGGCCGTAAGCCCACCAAGCCAAAGAGAGCAGGGCCTCCAAGGCCCAGGGGTAGGCCTCGCATTCGCCCGCAGCCCGAGCAGCACGAACCCCGCGGAATGATTGGAGGTGAAATGGGAGGAGCAACCGAAGCCGGAAGTGGGTATGGAGGAGGAATTGAGGTTAAACGGGGCCGTGGCGGAGgccgagggagaggggggagagacgaCATGTTTATGGAGATAACTGGGAAGGAGCAGATGCAGCAACACCACCTTAATCGGCAACAGCATCAACTCCACCACCAGGCTCCACCCCCACAGCATCAGGAGCCCATACCGCATCTCAAG ATCAAACTGCCCATCGGCTCCATGTCCTCTTCCGAAGCCCTGCTGAGGACAGACTCTCTGTCCGGCACGGACCCCGCTCTATCAGACGGCTCAGTGGGCTCTGCTCCCTCCCTTGGCCTAAGTCCTGGACCCCTGTGCGAAGGGGTAGACTCCAACAGGATCCAGGACAAGAGCAAGCAGAAGAGCCAGATACAGAGTGACGGAGTGGATGGCGAGGGGATGGATGGAAGG gggatTGAGAAATCAGACTGCATGGCCTCCTTCATGGACTTCCTCAAGTCGGGAAAGAGACCTCCGGGCTTGGAAATGCAATCAGGAAACAGTGACGTCTCCCCTCTCAAATCTGAAGGGCTCTGTCCCCTGTCCCCGGCACCCCCTCCAACACTGCCTCAGTTTGGTGAGGGCAAGAGCAACAGTGGCCTAGGGGGCTGCCCCAGTCCCTGCAAGCGCACCCTGGACGACGAGCTGAAGAGGAACTTGGAGACGCTGCCCTCgttctcctcagacgaggaggattcgGTGGGCAAGAACCAGGACCTGCAGAAAAGCATCTCCTCGGCCATCTCGGCTCTCTACGACACGCCGCAGCTGGCCTCGCTTCAGCCGCCCCCGCCTTCTCCCCCACCCCAGTCCCAAGACCAACCCAGCCAGGCCCCGCTCACACCGACCACTCTGCAGCCCCCAGCCCTTAGCCCCCAGCCCCCCTCACACAACCCTCACACCCAGCCCCAGGCGGCCGAGCCGGCAGTACTACAGCGAGAGGACCGGGAGATGGAGGAGAATgatgaggaggagaaagagaggaagatgcGAGGGGGGGGTGATAATGAGAGTGAAGTGAATGATATGGAAGAGGAGGAGCTGGAGATACTTGGTGCACCCAGATTGGAAG CCTCTGCACCAGTGGCACCAGTCGGTCCCTCACCTCTCTCCGCCTCCCCCGCTcagtccttctctccctctcccccgccTTCCCCCttacttctcctctctctcccttcatcaccCCTGCCCCCACAAGAGGCGGCACAACAGAAGCAGTCCCAACCTCCgagccccctccctccttccattccttctcttcctcctgctcccgccaccctccctccctcctcccagactCCCCCGGCCTCGGATTCCCCCGAGCCAGCACTGGAGCCCCCCGCGTCCCCGGAAGACGCCCCCGCCCCTCAGGTCACCTCGCTGCACGTGGCCCAGAAGCAGGAGGATGCCGCCATTGCTGGAGAGAGCGAGGACGACAAGAGTGAGAGTGGAGGGGAAGGCATTTTCCGAGAGAGGGACGAGTTTGTGGTGCGCGTAGAAGACATCGGAACTATGAAG CTGGCCCTGAAGACCGGTCGAGAGCCTCCCCCCATCTGGAGGGTGCAGAAAGCCCTGCTGCAGAAGTTCAGCCCTGAGATTAAGAACGGACAGAGGCAGTTCTGTGCCACCAGCAAC TATCTGGGCTACTTTGGAGATGCCAAGAGGCGATACCAGCGCCTGTACGTCAAGTTCCTGGAGAACATCAACAAGAAGGACTATGTGAGAGTGTGCTCTCGACGACCCTGGCACAGACCATCCGGACTGAG GCAACAGGCCCTCCCCAAAATGGCGTCTCCGCCTCTCACCACCCAGACCCCGCCTCGAgctgagaaggaggagagggagcagcGAGTGGCACCGGTGCGAGAACCGGTGCAGCGTGAGCCCAGGGAGAGAACAAGGGCAAAGAACGAACAGCGAGAAAAGGAGAAGGCGGCTGCGTTAgtgaaagaggagggggagaaagagaagcagagagagaaagagaagagggtgCAGCCGTCTCAGAAGCTCGAGAAACGGGCCGCCACAGTGGCAACGACAGAACGAGGGAAGGGGAAGGagaagaaagggggagtggagaAAGGGAAGAAGGTAGAGCACCCTCCCAAGTCGAAGCCAGCCAAGGTCAAGGCGGAACCTCTTCCGAAAAAGAGGAAGTGGCTGAAGGGGGTCCCCTCGTCGTCTGATTCCGACTCATCTGAGGAGGCAGCCAGCGAGGATGAGA TGACAGTGCAAGGCAGGGTGAACAACCGGGCCATGCGGGAGATGTTCAGGAGCTATGTGGAGATGCTGGTCAGCACGGCCCTGGACCCCGACATGATCCAAGCCCTGGAGGATACAGAAG ATGAGCTGTACCTCCCTGGAATGAGGAAGATTGATGGCATCATCGTGGAACAGAAGAGGAGACTGATGAGGAGAGTAAACATGAGTACTCAGCACCAG